In Ascochyta rabiei chromosome 2, complete sequence, one genomic interval encodes:
- a CDS encoding dCMP deaminase yields MLIGLCGGICAGKSSIASYLIDEHGFKRLRLARTAATPIVEKSASDAHVPSPSASTAIEHTFAHVDALLEFVTLRWRERWVTTDIWDDKVLDALLRRPFFLFISVDAPVSVRWQRFKDRCAVDSLTPPTLQDFVLRNDAHLFAQRTGLSALFQRAQLKLLNSTTSIASLRDAVRSLNLTDEARLRPSWDQYFMQLADLAALRSNCMKRRVGCVVVREKRVISTGYNGTPRGMTNCNEGGCPRCNNAAKGGVGLSTCLCLHAEENALLEAGRDRIGESAILYCNTCPCLTCSVKITQVGISEVVYNQGYLVDDQTARIFAESGVKLRQFSPPADGLVDLSLGAPPKTPVQSEDVREILSSDDFVRPL; encoded by the exons ATGCTTATTGGACTGTGTGGAG GAATTTGCGCGGGCAAGTCATCGATAGCTTCCTACCTCATCGACGAGCATGGCTTCAAGCGCCTCCGTCTAGCCCGCACCGCTGCCACACCCATCGTCGAAAAGTCGGCATCTGACGCACACGTCCCCTCTCCATCAGCCTCTACGGCCATCGAGCACACATTTGCACATGTCGACGCTCTGCTCGAATTCGTCACCCTCAGATGGAGAGAACGATGGGTCACGACTGACATCTGGGACGACAAGGTGCTTGACGCACTCCTTCGACGCcccttcttcctcttcatcAGCGTCGACGCACCCGTCAGCGTACGCTGGCAGCGCTTCAAGGACCGCTGTGCCGTCGACAGCCTCACACCTCCCACGCTCCAAGACTTCGTCCTGCGCAACGATGCCCACCTCTTCGCCCAACGCACCGGTCTCAGCGCTCTGTTCCAACGAGCACAGCTCAAGCTGCTGAACTCCACCACGTCGATTGCCTCGCTGCGAGACGCCGTACGCTCACTGAACCTCACGGACGAAGCACGACTCCGCCCCAGCTGGGACCAGTACTTTATGCAGCTGGCGGATCTTGCAGCATTGCGAAGCAACTGCATGAAGCGGCGGGTCGGCTGCGTTGTTGTCAGGGAGAAACGAGTCATCAGCACTGGCTACAACGGCACGCCAAGGGGCATGACCAACTGCAACGAGGGTGGAT GCCCACGATGCAACAACGCCGCAAAAGGGGGCGTAGGTTTATCCACGTGTCTGTGCCTACACGCCGAAGAGAACGCTCTTCTCGAAGCTGGACGAGATCGCATCGGCGAATCGGCGATTCTCTACTGCAACACCTGCCCGTGTTTGACATGCAGCGTCAAGATCACGCAGGTCGGCATTAGTGAAGTCGTGTATAATCAGGGCTACCTTGTGGACGACCAGACGGCCCGCATCTTTGCTGAGAGTGGTGTAAAGCTACGTCAGTTTTCACCACCTGCAGATGGACTAGTGGACCTTTCGCTAGGCGCCCCTCCCAAAACGCCGGTACAGAGCGAAGACGTTCGCGAGATACTGAGCAGTGACGACTTTGTAAGGCCGTTGTGA